The Pseudogulbenkiania sp. MAI-1 sequence TCGAGTTGCTTTGCCAGCCCGAGGCTAGTATCGTACAACGCCCGCAAAGTTTTATTCGTCCAGGCCCGGTGAACAAAACTCTGATCTATTTTGAGTTCATCGAAAGGGATATCGCGCAATTGAGCAAGAGTGGAATATCCTGTCCCAAAATCATCGATCGACAAACCAAACCGCATCAAACTCAGGCGTGCCAACGAATCCAGCACAAACCGAATGTCCGATATCTGGCGGCTTTCTGTAATCTCCAGCACGATATCCGCAGGCGCTATTCCGACTGTTGAAGCCAAGTCCATCACAAAATCGGGAAAATCCAGCGAGGCAAGACAGTCCATGGAGACATTGACAGCAACCCGAAATCCGAGTCCAGCCCTCCTCCAGGATTTGGTCTGCCGGAATGCGTTGGCAAGTACATTGCGAGTAAGCTCATCGATCAGGCCATGCTTTTCGGCTAAACGGATGAACCGGTCGGGATACACCAAACCATCATCGGAATGTTCCCAGCGGACCAAGGTTTCCACGCCCACCACCTGCCCGGTTGCCACAGCAACTTTTGGCTGATAGTGATTCACCAGCTTGCTGTCATTAATCGCCAAGGCCAAGTCTTCGGCATGATAAGTTTTTGCTGCCTTCGGTAAATGGGCAGGCTGGAGTTGTATCCACTGTGAAATCAGGGTGGCGAGTGCATCGGGGCTCACCGGCTTCCCCAGACTTCCAAGGAGCGTGATGCGATGAGCCCGCACCAGCTTTTCGACTGTTTGTAATAATCGATCATCCTCGCCACTCACCAGGATGAGGCCGCCTTGGTATTGGCGGTCAACCAACTGGCGGACAAACTGAACTCCATCCATTGTCGGCATGTTCAGATCACAGAGGATGA is a genomic window containing:
- a CDS encoding EAL domain-containing protein; its protein translation is MMIDLSHVRVMVLDDEPFMLKLLARILGNLGLHQVTLCDSGQAALAALDAQEMVSDLILCDLNMPTMDGVQFVRQLVDRQYQGGLILVSGEDDRLLQTVEKLVRAHRITLLGSLGKPVSPDALATLISQWIQLQPAHLPKAAKTYHAEDLALAINDSKLVNHYQPKVAVATGQVVGVETLVRWEHSDDGLVYPDRFIRLAEKHGLIDELTRNVLANAFRQTKSWRRAGLGFRVAVNVSMDCLASLDFPDFVMDLASTVGIAPADIVLEITESRQISDIRFVLDSLARLSLMRFGLSIDDFGTGYSTLAQLRDIPFDELKIDQSFVHRAWTNKTLRALYDTSLGLAKQLDIDAVAEGVEDRQDWDFLRHTGCKLAQGYFISRPMHFDELPGWLEEWQERVPDLLSTRL